The following coding sequences lie in one Bacteroidota bacterium genomic window:
- a CDS encoding glycine--tRNA ligase, with protein MANQEDIFKNIISHSKEYGFIFQSSEIYDGLSAVYDYGQMGAELKKNLRDYWWKAMVQMHENIVGIDAAIFMHPTTWKASGHVDAFNDPLIDNKDSKKRYRADVLIEEHVAKIEGKIQKEVDKAKERFGDAFDEAQFRATNARVLENQGKADAILGKFKDALEKNDLEAVRQIIIDCEIVCPISGSKNWTEVRQFNLMFSTSMGAVSEDSNTIYLRPETAQGIFVNFLNVQKSGRMKIPFGIAQTGKAFRNEIVARQFIFRMREFEQMEMQFFVRPGSEMEWYNYWKETRMKWHNSLGFGEANYRFHDHIKLAHYANAACDIEFNFPFGFKELEGIHSRTDFDLKAHEQHSGKKLQYFDPELNQNYVPYVVETSVGLDRLFLAVMSKAFVEEKLEDGTIRTALNLPAFLAPIKVAVLPLLKKDGLPEKAREILDLLKFDHATTYDEKDTIGKRYRRQDAIGTPFCITVDHQTLEDNTVTIRHRDTMTQDRVSIEALAKIVDDKVSFKKALQGLNL; from the coding sequence ATGGCAAACCAAGAAGATATTTTTAAAAACATTATTTCCCACTCTAAAGAGTATGGGTTTATTTTTCAAAGCTCCGAAATTTATGACGGACTTAGCGCTGTTTATGATTACGGACAAATGGGTGCGGAGTTAAAAAAGAACTTACGCGACTATTGGTGGAAAGCAATGGTGCAAATGCACGAAAACATTGTAGGGATTGATGCTGCTATTTTTATGCATCCAACCACCTGGAAAGCATCCGGACACGTGGATGCCTTTAACGATCCATTGATTGATAACAAAGACAGTAAAAAACGTTACCGTGCCGATGTTTTGATTGAGGAGCACGTAGCGAAAATAGAAGGCAAAATCCAAAAGGAGGTTGATAAAGCAAAGGAACGCTTCGGTGATGCGTTTGATGAAGCACAATTTAGAGCTACCAATGCCCGTGTATTGGAAAATCAAGGAAAGGCAGATGCAATTCTTGGTAAGTTTAAAGATGCCTTGGAGAAAAATGATTTAGAAGCGGTTCGACAAATCATCATCGATTGTGAAATCGTTTGTCCGATCTCAGGTTCTAAAAACTGGACAGAAGTACGCCAGTTTAACTTGATGTTCAGCACGTCTATGGGTGCTGTGAGTGAAGATTCTAATACTATTTATTTACGTCCGGAAACGGCTCAAGGTATTTTTGTGAACTTTTTGAATGTACAAAAATCAGGAAGAATGAAAATTCCTTTTGGGATTGCTCAAACCGGAAAAGCCTTCCGTAACGAAATTGTTGCGCGTCAGTTCATCTTCCGTATGCGTGAATTCGAACAAATGGAAATGCAGTTTTTTGTGCGCCCGGGTTCCGAAATGGAATGGTATAACTACTGGAAAGAAACCCGCATGAAATGGCATAATTCATTGGGCTTTGGAGAAGCAAATTACCGCTTCCACGATCATATTAAGTTAGCGCATTATGCTAATGCTGCTTGTGATATCGAATTCAATTTCCCATTCGGATTTAAAGAACTAGAAGGAATTCATTCTCGCACCGATTTCGATTTAAAAGCACACGAACAACATTCCGGAAAAAAATTACAATACTTTGATCCGGAATTAAATCAGAACTATGTTCCTTATGTAGTGGAAACATCCGTAGGATTGGATCGTTTGTTCCTTGCCGTAATGAGTAAAGCATTTGTGGAAGAGAAATTAGAAGACGGAACCATTCGTACTGCTTTAAATCTTCCTGCATTTTTAGCGCCAATAAAAGTAGCGGTTCTTCCTCTATTAAAGAAAGATGGCTTACCTGAAAAAGCGCGTGAGATTTTAGATTTATTAAAGTTTGATCATGCTACCACGTATGATGAAAAAGATACTATCGGTAAACGTTACCGCAGACAAGATGCGATTGGAACTCCATTCTGTATCACTGTTGATCACCAAACCTTAGAAGACAATACGGTTACTATTCGTCACCGTGATACCATGACACAAGACCGAGTAAGCATTGAAGCACTTGCAAAAATTGTAGATGATAAAGTGAGCTTTAAGAAAGCGCTACAAGGATTGAACTTGTAG
- a CDS encoding DUF3109 family protein produces the protein MIAIDNTIVSEHLLEKKFVCDLNACKGECCVQGESGAPLDEEEIAILEDIWDEVKPYLPKDGVKAIEKQGVFVIDSDGDYTTPLVKGKHCAFTIFDDGIAKCGIEQAYYDKKIDWKKPISCHLYPVRITKYKDYEAVNYHKWDICKPACECGAKLDVPVYKFLKEPLIRKYGKDWYKQLELADKMRK, from the coding sequence ATGATAGCAATAGACAACACCATCGTTTCAGAACATTTATTAGAGAAAAAATTTGTATGTGATTTAAATGCCTGCAAGGGTGAATGCTGTGTACAAGGCGAATCGGGAGCCCCGTTGGATGAAGAAGAAATTGCGATTTTAGAAGATATTTGGGATGAGGTGAAACCCTATTTACCCAAAGATGGCGTGAAAGCCATTGAGAAACAAGGTGTTTTTGTGATTGACAGTGATGGCGATTACACCACACCCTTAGTAAAAGGAAAACACTGTGCATTTACCATTTTTGATGATGGCATTGCCAAATGCGGCATTGAGCAAGCCTATTACGATAAAAAGATCGATTGGAAAAAACCCATCTCTTGTCACCTCTACCCTGTTCGTATTACTAAATACAAAGATTACGAAGCTGTAAACTACCACAAATGGGACATTTGCAAACCAGCATGTGAATGCGGTGCAAAGCTGGATGTACCCGTATATAAGTTCTTAAAAGAGCCATTAATCCGTAAATACGGTAAGGATTGGTATAAACAATTGGAGCTGGCTGATAAAATGAGAAAGTAG
- a CDS encoding type IX secretion system membrane protein PorP/SprF, whose protein sequence is MKKLYFLIALALSMVTYKAAKAQDPEFTQFYANPLYLNPALAGSNICPRVAINYRNQWPGISGTYVTTSASIDRYMFGIKSGIGLLVTSDNAGQGTLKTTNISAIYSKQIQINRNFSVNAGLQATYGQKSIDWNKLTFGDMIHDRRGFIYNTEEVHERNQRSYVDFSAGAVMFSKYVFLGFAAHHLTQPNEGLIGESKLPIKFTGHAGATIPVGSKSNETSISPNILYQQQQDFRQMNLGVYVTKGSLVGGLWYRNQDAFILLVGFTHGLFKAGYSYDVTVSKLTNASAGSHEITVGMNFNCKKPRPKYRPSTCPSF, encoded by the coding sequence ATGAAAAAATTATACTTTCTTATAGCGTTAGCACTAAGTATGGTTACTTATAAAGCAGCCAAGGCACAAGATCCTGAGTTTACTCAATTTTATGCCAACCCTCTTTACCTCAACCCTGCTCTTGCCGGTTCGAATATTTGTCCGCGTGTAGCCATTAACTACCGTAATCAATGGCCGGGCATTTCAGGAACATACGTGACCACCAGTGCCTCCATCGATCGATACATGTTCGGTATTAAAAGTGGGATTGGTTTACTGGTTACTAGCGATAATGCTGGCCAAGGAACATTAAAAACAACCAATATCAGCGCCATTTACTCGAAACAAATTCAAATCAACCGAAATTTTTCAGTAAATGCGGGGTTACAAGCTACATACGGACAAAAATCCATTGATTGGAATAAACTAACCTTTGGAGATATGATTCACGATAGACGTGGTTTTATCTACAACACAGAAGAAGTACACGAAAGAAACCAACGTTCCTATGTCGATTTTTCTGCCGGTGCCGTTATGTTCAGTAAATATGTTTTTTTAGGATTTGCAGCTCATCACTTAACCCAACCGAATGAAGGACTAATTGGAGAAAGTAAACTCCCGATAAAATTTACCGGCCATGCCGGAGCAACCATCCCGGTTGGCTCAAAAAGCAATGAAACCAGCATTTCTCCGAATATTTTATACCAACAACAACAAGATTTTCGTCAAATGAACTTAGGCGTATATGTAACAAAAGGTTCGTTGGTAGGTGGATTGTGGTATCGTAACCAAGATGCATTTATCTTATTAGTAGGCTTTACCCATGGTTTATTTAAAGCGGGTTATAGCTATGATGTTACCGTTTCAAAATTAACTAACGCCTCAGCAGGATCACATGAAATCACTGTAGGTATGAATTTTAATTGCAAAAAACCAAGACCGAAATACCGTCCAAGTACTTGTCCATCATTCTAA
- a CDS encoding M48 family metallopeptidase → MRLSLLVFLLFSTFAFSQTTPIAERKYSDTLPKRFIIDKEKLRTHIFSGIPSNVKNGEYPRRALNFAHSQACYISDFISDGTIYSDWDELENYVNEVLQKVLPEELKKDSVIHLYIVKDGYFNAFMTASGHAFMNIGLLADLPDEAALASVLCHELAHYYLKHSLYRFMEAEAGNFDNGVFFVDKSRSKFSIKNELQADSLSAVWLQKSGYTLDGSISSFKVMQRLELNQLRSYSEMTLKESTHPLSQKRLDRLTDFYNQSKTSPGKNFLIDENKFNRLKEEVKPEILKNFLADFHYTECIETAFRYHLFDPDNTTYIYYILEAIRRKSYLDIDTWKKMFITDGYYDLIDVNGEKHKEPMTDHLFKKFDLEIIPIDPKDGVKLKARFYWRETKFTTYEEAFNFFYNLSQALNCHECVLSNGLSYTAKADSALRNKMLLKYLSYDDVKHKEYAQNVLKGTIAKNLKKNKLTAFVELNSYVEEGYERIPIPDKNNLFKIVVDSAMKNKTGRTYVYLPEFKTEHLNDFSSLVALKHFSLARTVAKGDRTELHILDPKYWEMFHKYNVNEIEFILTQYSEVRSKQTSVEAYQKIINTDFKTTLGKTFHTKYFDVMVTSIREIENAFMKVRYYDDTITLTSKDDTSDQMAKNIRYELSIMEKKALERDSKYGNSGK, encoded by the coding sequence ATGAGATTATCCCTATTAGTATTCCTTTTGTTTTCAACGTTTGCTTTTTCACAAACAACACCCATAGCCGAAAGGAAATATAGTGATACCCTTCCAAAACGGTTTATTATAGATAAGGAAAAGTTAAGAACACATATTTTCAGCGGAATTCCTTCCAATGTTAAAAACGGAGAATATCCTAGAAGAGCCTTGAATTTTGCTCATTCGCAAGCTTGCTATATTTCTGATTTTATTTCTGATGGAACCATTTATAGCGATTGGGATGAACTGGAAAATTATGTGAATGAGGTTTTACAAAAAGTGCTACCCGAAGAATTAAAAAAAGATTCTGTAATCCATCTCTACATTGTGAAAGATGGGTATTTTAATGCATTTATGACGGCCTCAGGACATGCATTTATGAATATCGGTTTATTAGCTGATCTACCAGATGAGGCAGCTCTTGCATCGGTATTGTGCCACGAACTGGCACATTATTATTTGAAACATTCTTTGTATCGATTCATGGAAGCAGAAGCCGGAAATTTTGACAATGGAGTATTTTTTGTTGACAAGTCCAGAAGCAAATTTTCTATAAAAAACGAATTACAAGCCGATTCCCTTTCTGCGGTTTGGCTCCAAAAATCAGGGTACACACTAGATGGTTCCATTTCTTCTTTTAAAGTAATGCAACGTTTAGAGTTGAACCAACTGCGATCATATTCGGAAATGACACTAAAAGAAAGCACACATCCTTTGTCTCAAAAAAGATTAGACCGATTAACTGATTTTTACAACCAGAGCAAAACCAGTCCTGGAAAGAATTTTTTAATTGACGAGAATAAATTCAACCGACTGAAAGAAGAAGTAAAACCCGAAATATTAAAAAATTTCCTTGCCGACTTTCATTATACTGAGTGTATTGAAACCGCATTCAGATATCATTTGTTCGACCCCGACAATACGACTTACATCTACTATATCCTGGAAGCAATACGAAGGAAGTCGTATCTGGATATCGACACTTGGAAAAAAATGTTCATTACAGACGGTTATTATGACCTCATTGATGTAAATGGAGAGAAACATAAAGAGCCGATGACTGACCACTTGTTTAAAAAATTTGATTTGGAAATTATTCCTATTGACCCAAAAGATGGAGTAAAACTAAAAGCACGCTTTTATTGGCGCGAAACAAAGTTCACAACTTATGAAGAAGCATTTAATTTCTTCTATAACTTAAGTCAGGCGCTGAACTGCCATGAATGTGTTTTATCGAACGGCCTTAGTTATACAGCAAAAGCTGATAGTGCATTAAGAAATAAAATGCTGCTTAAATATCTAAGTTATGATGATGTCAAACACAAAGAATATGCTCAAAATGTTTTGAAAGGAACGATTGCAAAAAATTTGAAAAAAAATAAACTTACCGCTTTCGTTGAACTCAACTCCTATGTAGAAGAAGGATACGAGCGTATTCCGATTCCTGACAAAAATAATTTGTTTAAAATAGTAGTGGATAGCGCAATGAAAAATAAAACTGGACGGACATATGTCTATTTACCGGAATTTAAAACAGAACACCTAAACGACTTTTCTAGCCTAGTTGCACTTAAACATTTTTCACTTGCAAGAACCGTTGCCAAAGGAGACAGAACCGAACTGCACATTCTTGACCCAAAATATTGGGAGATGTTCCACAAGTACAATGTAAATGAAATAGAATTTATTCTCACACAATATTCCGAAGTGAGGTCAAAGCAAACCAGTGTAGAAGCTTATCAGAAAATTATTAATACTGATTTTAAAACAACCTTGGGAAAAACTTTTCACACGAAATATTTCGATGTTATGGTAACCAGTATCCGAGAAATAGAGAACGCATTTATGAAAGTGCGTTATTATGATGATACCATTACTTTAACATCCAAAGATGACACATCGGATCAAATGGCCAAAAACATTCGTTACGAACTAAGCATTATGGAGAAAAAGGCCTTAGAGCGTGATTCAAAATATGGAAATTCAGGAAAATAG
- a CDS encoding RNA polymerase sigma factor, whose amino-acid sequence MNETDIIKGCLKNDRASQKALYEQFYSKMLGVCLRYSKSSDEAKDILHEGFMKVFDSLKNFKANGSFEGWIRRIMVNTAIDHLRKNKQNYLIVSTVYANDKASNVAEEVSDDELALHIDKEEILRAVQELTPAYRTVFNLYVVEEYTHKEIAELLDISEGTSKSNLSKAKFNLRKNLMHHIKPIVNGK is encoded by the coding sequence ATGAATGAAACCGACATCATCAAAGGTTGTTTAAAGAATGATCGTGCCAGCCAAAAGGCTTTGTACGAACAGTTTTATAGTAAGATGTTAGGGGTTTGTTTGCGCTACTCCAAAAGTAGCGATGAAGCGAAAGACATTCTCCATGAAGGATTTATGAAAGTGTTTGACAGCCTAAAAAATTTTAAGGCAAACGGCTCTTTCGAAGGTTGGATCAGAAGAATTATGGTAAATACCGCCATTGACCATCTGAGAAAAAACAAACAGAACTACTTGATTGTAAGCACTGTTTATGCAAATGACAAAGCCAGCAATGTGGCAGAGGAAGTAAGTGATGATGAATTGGCCTTACACATTGATAAAGAAGAAATATTAAGAGCTGTTCAAGAATTAACACCCGCATACCGAACTGTTTTTAACTTGTATGTTGTTGAAGAATATACACACAAAGAAATTGCCGAATTGCTTGATATTAGTGAAGGAACTTCTAAATCAAACCTTTCGAAAGCAAAGTTTAACTTGAGAAAAAACTTGATGCATCATATAAAACCAATTGTAAATGGAAAATAA